The proteins below come from a single Eucalyptus grandis isolate ANBG69807.140 chromosome 3, ASM1654582v1, whole genome shotgun sequence genomic window:
- the LOC104447948 gene encoding signal peptidase complex-like protein DTM1: MHRDPRNPAHWPFSANHRLFPLPPPLPRLHPARFASFSAAPRRQMANDAALRASLVWLAAAMVVVGLWTHSFKKAMATYGAGVLGIAGVLLPDWDYFDRDFSKWTTPISPEERAAIASRGSGLARFRMYPLRLAVYTCVYGYGLYKWWVFVSS, from the exons ATGCACCGAGACCCCAGAAACCCTGCCCACTGGCCCTTCTCCGCAAACCACCGTCTCTttccccttcctcctcctctccctcgtCTCCATCCAGCTCGCTTCGCCTCCTTCTCCGCCGCGCCCCGTCGTCAAATGGCCAATGACGCGGCCCTGAGGGCCTCCCTGGTCTGGCTGGCGGCGGCGATGGTGGTGGTCGGGCTGTGGACGCACTCCTTCAAGAAGGCGATGGCGACGTACGGGGCGGGCGTGCTGGGGATCGCCGGCGTCCTCTTGCCGGACTGGGACTACTTCGACCGCGACTTCTCCAAGTGGACCACCCCGATCAGCCCCGAGGAGAGAGCCGCCATTGCTTCTCGGGGATCTGGCCTCGCAAG GTTTAGAATGTATCCTCTTCGTTTGGCCGTGTATACATGTGTCTACGGATATGGTCTGTACAAGTGGTGGGTGTTCGTATCCAGTTGA
- the LOC104447946 gene encoding synaptonemal complex protein 1 isoform X1 produces the protein MQKLGFPSFKSLDQFKPRSSASSAAGTAKAFSSFSPRPSATDSLSIGSFANLKLTAEKLVKEQAAVKTDLEMANTKLKKSTEHIRALEDKLQNAFNENAKLKVKQKEDEKLWKGLESKFSSTKTLCDQLTETLQHLAGQVQNAEKDKEFFEDKLSASSVAIDGLNQQMAALSMKLESAEETIQRRDKELMELGVEKEEREKFHRDEQYRTANLIGEKDALIKKYEAALKENVIAMDNLNSTLGELQSQLISKDDEIKQLITTQENLEKDKKELQLRNDDFGSKLLLSLEEIKSLESFVHLIAAQLVELDAKNLIFREKLDQLNSLYESCFKLVQNKMDLAAQLAKKRHNKLQSELLFTKSEKDALQVLNQELNSQVIELQKSHEVAITQLSEELQISRERIQSLESEAETLVSKSIESELLVWELKQKISSLLESTKSSEDRMQDLLAKYSALESQKNDDNEKSQAEIQKKAEEIQVLQDVNEKVEKQKDALENQVDDLKNVLEEKENLILSYRDREKKLEDQISENQALLTSAEHRLAESKKQYDMMLDNKQMELSRHLKELCQKNDQAINDIRRKFELEKQEIVNQEKEKVDKVIGQMEVECDKKLADCKEESRQQLICVQEEHAAFVSRIHQENNQKELLLKTNHNEEMKRAQIQAENELRERTTALRNEHEAQMKAVQCQYEDECRKLQEELDRQKSKEDRQRALLQLQWRVMADKPQEDQEVTSRKEYSITSMKKRNSNGNRRSQHDLRAEDDEQDPPLPEATQTPVSTLLKKVENTNTGSVASIPKHSKKVTHREYEVETTNGRTITKRRKTRSTVMFEDPRKHKRMVSPRLSTPKDVKGMKGVHPPRNSNIGLSVSITCIPLLHSTEFVTFRGHNQLNIFSITLTGWHFFWRKDSSATSLSEMVCKILAVVVNLYIHRNY, from the exons ATGCAGAAGCTAGGGTTCCCGAGCTTCAAGAGCTTGGACCAGTTCAAGCCCCGGTCGTCGGCGTCGTCCGCCGCCGGGACCGCGAAggccttctcctccttctcgcCGCGTCCGTCCGCGACGGACTCGCTCTCGATCGGAAGCTTCGCGAACCTGAAGCTCACCGCAG AGAAGCTGGTGAAGGAGCAAGCCGCCGTCAAAACCGATCTCGAAATGGCG AACacgaaattgaagaaatcgacGGAGCACATCCGTGCACTGGAGGACAAACTGCAGAATGCCTTTAATGAGAATGCTAAGCTCAAGGTGAAGCAGAAGGAGGATGAGAAGCTGTGGAAAGGGCTGGAGTCTAAATTCTCTTCTACGAAGACGTTGTGCGATCAACTCACAGAGACGTTGCAACACTTGGCTGGTCAAGTCCAAAATG CTGAGAAAGATAAGGAGTTCTTTGAAGACAAGTTATCGGCTAGTTCAGTCGCGATTGATGGGTTGAATCAACAGATGGCTGCTCTTTCCATGAAGCTAGAGTCTGCAGAGGAGACAATTCAGAGAC GTGACAAGGAATTGATGGAACTTGGAGTTGAGAAAGAAGAACGAGAGAAATTTCACAGAGATGAACAGTACAGGACAGCCAATCTCATAGGGGAGAAAG ATGCATTGATCAAGAAATATGAAGCTGCTCTGAAGGAGAATGTGATAGCCATGGACAATTTGAATTCTACATTGGGAGAATTGCAGTCCCAATTAATATCAAAAGATGATGAAATCAAACAACTGATTACCACTCaagaaaatctagaaaaagacAAGAAGGAACTTCAGTTGAGAAATGATGATTTTGGCAGTAAGTTGTTATTGTCACTTGAAGAGATTAAAAGTCTTGAAAGTTTTGTTCACCTGATTGCTGCACAGCTGGTGGAATTGGAtgcaaaaaatttgatttttagggaAAAGTTGGATCAGTTGAACTCCCTGTATGAGTCTTGCTTCAAGTTGGTTCAAAATAAGATGGACCTTGCAGCTCAACTTGCTAAGAAAAGGCATAATAAGCTGCAGAGCGAGCTCTTGTTCACAAAATCAGAGAAGGATGCTTTGCAAGTGTTGAATCAGGAATTAAATAGTCAGGTCATAGAACTTCAGAAATCTCATGAGGTGGCTATAACACAGCTTTCAGAGGAACTTCAAATTTCAAGAGAGAGAATTCAGAGCTTGGAGTCTGAAGCAGAAACCCTTGTCTCAAAGAGCATTGAGTCTGAATTGCTGGTTTGGGAATTAAAGCAGAAAATCAGCTCTCTTCTGGAGAGTACAAAATCTTCTGAGGATAGAATG CAAGATTTGCTGGCCAAGTATTCAGCATTAGAGAGTCAGAAAAATGATGATAATGAGAAATCTCAAGCAGAGATTCAGAAAAAGGCTGAAGAAATACAAGTGCTGCAAGACGTGAATGAGAAAGTTGAGAAGCAAAAGGATGCACTTGAGAATCAAGTTGATGATCTCAAAAATGTGTTAGAGGAGAAGGAAAACCTTATTCTTAGTTACAGGGATAGAGAGAAGAAGCTAGAAGACCAAATTTCTGAG AATCAGGCATTACTGACTTCAGCTGAACATAGACTGGCAGAATCCAAGAAGCAGTACGATATGATGCTTGATAATAAACAGATGGAACTTTCGAGGCATTTGAAAGAACTTTGTCAGAAGAATGATCAG GCCATTAATGACATTCGAAGAAAATTTGAGCTGGAAAAGCAGGAGATTGTCaatcaggaaaaagaaaag GTGGACAAAGTCATCGGACAAATGGAAGTGGAGTGTGATAAAAAACTTGCTGATTGCAAAGAAGAATCAAGGCAGCAATTGATATGCGTTCAGGAGGAACATGCTGCTTTT GTAAGTCGCATTCATCAGGAAAACAACCAGAAGGAATTGCTTCTCAAAACCAACCACAATGAAGAGATGAAACGTGCCCAAATCCAAGCTGAAAATGAGTTGAGAGAG AGAACAACCGCACTTAGGAATGAACATGAAGCTCAGATGAAAGCTGTACAGTGTCAGTATGAAGACGAATGTAGAAAACTGCAAGAGGAATTGGATCGGCAGAAATCCAAA GAAGATAGACAGAGAGCTTTATTGCAATTACAATGGAGAGTAATGGCTGACAAGCCACAGGAGGATCAAGAGGTCACTTCAAGAAAG gaGTATTCAATCACTTCAATGAAGAAGAGGAATTCTAATGGTAATAGAAGAAGCCAGCATGACTTAAGAGCAGAAGATGATGAGCAG GATCCACCTCTCCCAGAAGCAACTCAAACACCGGTGTCAACATTGTTGAAAAAAGTAGAGAACACTAATACTGGTAGTGTGGCGAGTATTCCCAAGCATAGCAAGAAA GTAACTCACCGTGAATATGAAGTTGAAACGACAAATGGCAGAACAATtaccaaaaggagaaaaacaagGAGTACAGTCATGTTTGAG GATCCAAGAAAACATAAGAGGATGGTTTCACCAAGACTGAGCACCCCGAAGGATGTTAAG GGAATGAAGGGAGTTCATCCTCCACGAAATTCAAATATAG GCTTAAGCGTTTCCATCACTTGCATTCCTCTGTTACATTCAACTGAATTCGTCACATTCAGGGGGCACAACCAGTTGAACATATTCAGCATCACACTAACTGGCTGGCATTTCTTCTGGAGAAAAGATTCTTCTGCAACATCTCTGAGTGAAATGGTTTGCAAGATACTGGCAGTCGTTGTGAACCTGTACATTCACAGAAATTACTAG
- the LOC104447946 gene encoding synaptonemal complex protein 1 isoform X2, translated as MQKLGFPSFKSLDQFKPRSSASSAAGTAKAFSSFSPRPSATDSLSIGSFANLKLTAEKLVKEQAAVKTDLEMANTKLKKSTEHIRALEDKLQNAFNENAKLKVKQKEDEKLWKGLESKFSSTKTLCDQLTETLQHLAGQVQNAEKDKEFFEDKLSASSVAIDGLNQQMAALSMKLESAEETIQRRDKELMELGVEKEEREKFHRDEQYRTANLIGEKDALIKKYEAALKENVIAMDNLNSTLGELQSQLISKDDEIKQLITTQENLEKDKKELQLRNDDFGSKLLLSLEEIKSLESFVHLIAAQLVELDAKNLIFREKLDQLNSLYESCFKLVQNKMDLAAQLAKKRHNKLQSELLFTKSEKDALQVLNQELNSQVIELQKSHEVAITQLSEELQISRERIQSLESEAETLVSKSIESELLVWELKQKISSLLESTKSSEDRMQDLLAKYSALESQKNDDNEKSQAEIQKKAEEIQVLQDVNEKVEKQKDALENQVDDLKNVLEEKENLILSYRDREKKLEDQISENQALLTSAEHRLAESKKQYDMMLDNKQMELSRHLKELCQKNDQAINDIRRKFELEKQEIVNQEKEKVDKVIGQMEVECDKKLADCKEESRQQLICVQEEHAAFVSRIHQENNQKELLLKTNHNEEMKRAQIQAENELRERTTALRNEHEAQMKAVQCQYEDECRKLQEELDRQKSKEDRQRALLQLQWRVMADKPQEDQEVTSRKEYSITSMKKRNSNGNRRSQHDLRAEDDEQDPPLPEATQTPVSTLLKKVENTNTGSVASIPKHSKKVTHREYEVETTNGRTITKRRKTRSTVMFEDPRKHKRMVSPRLSTPKDVKGMKGVHPPRNSNIGDLFTEGSLNPYVDDPYAFD; from the exons ATGCAGAAGCTAGGGTTCCCGAGCTTCAAGAGCTTGGACCAGTTCAAGCCCCGGTCGTCGGCGTCGTCCGCCGCCGGGACCGCGAAggccttctcctccttctcgcCGCGTCCGTCCGCGACGGACTCGCTCTCGATCGGAAGCTTCGCGAACCTGAAGCTCACCGCAG AGAAGCTGGTGAAGGAGCAAGCCGCCGTCAAAACCGATCTCGAAATGGCG AACacgaaattgaagaaatcgacGGAGCACATCCGTGCACTGGAGGACAAACTGCAGAATGCCTTTAATGAGAATGCTAAGCTCAAGGTGAAGCAGAAGGAGGATGAGAAGCTGTGGAAAGGGCTGGAGTCTAAATTCTCTTCTACGAAGACGTTGTGCGATCAACTCACAGAGACGTTGCAACACTTGGCTGGTCAAGTCCAAAATG CTGAGAAAGATAAGGAGTTCTTTGAAGACAAGTTATCGGCTAGTTCAGTCGCGATTGATGGGTTGAATCAACAGATGGCTGCTCTTTCCATGAAGCTAGAGTCTGCAGAGGAGACAATTCAGAGAC GTGACAAGGAATTGATGGAACTTGGAGTTGAGAAAGAAGAACGAGAGAAATTTCACAGAGATGAACAGTACAGGACAGCCAATCTCATAGGGGAGAAAG ATGCATTGATCAAGAAATATGAAGCTGCTCTGAAGGAGAATGTGATAGCCATGGACAATTTGAATTCTACATTGGGAGAATTGCAGTCCCAATTAATATCAAAAGATGATGAAATCAAACAACTGATTACCACTCaagaaaatctagaaaaagacAAGAAGGAACTTCAGTTGAGAAATGATGATTTTGGCAGTAAGTTGTTATTGTCACTTGAAGAGATTAAAAGTCTTGAAAGTTTTGTTCACCTGATTGCTGCACAGCTGGTGGAATTGGAtgcaaaaaatttgatttttagggaAAAGTTGGATCAGTTGAACTCCCTGTATGAGTCTTGCTTCAAGTTGGTTCAAAATAAGATGGACCTTGCAGCTCAACTTGCTAAGAAAAGGCATAATAAGCTGCAGAGCGAGCTCTTGTTCACAAAATCAGAGAAGGATGCTTTGCAAGTGTTGAATCAGGAATTAAATAGTCAGGTCATAGAACTTCAGAAATCTCATGAGGTGGCTATAACACAGCTTTCAGAGGAACTTCAAATTTCAAGAGAGAGAATTCAGAGCTTGGAGTCTGAAGCAGAAACCCTTGTCTCAAAGAGCATTGAGTCTGAATTGCTGGTTTGGGAATTAAAGCAGAAAATCAGCTCTCTTCTGGAGAGTACAAAATCTTCTGAGGATAGAATG CAAGATTTGCTGGCCAAGTATTCAGCATTAGAGAGTCAGAAAAATGATGATAATGAGAAATCTCAAGCAGAGATTCAGAAAAAGGCTGAAGAAATACAAGTGCTGCAAGACGTGAATGAGAAAGTTGAGAAGCAAAAGGATGCACTTGAGAATCAAGTTGATGATCTCAAAAATGTGTTAGAGGAGAAGGAAAACCTTATTCTTAGTTACAGGGATAGAGAGAAGAAGCTAGAAGACCAAATTTCTGAG AATCAGGCATTACTGACTTCAGCTGAACATAGACTGGCAGAATCCAAGAAGCAGTACGATATGATGCTTGATAATAAACAGATGGAACTTTCGAGGCATTTGAAAGAACTTTGTCAGAAGAATGATCAG GCCATTAATGACATTCGAAGAAAATTTGAGCTGGAAAAGCAGGAGATTGTCaatcaggaaaaagaaaag GTGGACAAAGTCATCGGACAAATGGAAGTGGAGTGTGATAAAAAACTTGCTGATTGCAAAGAAGAATCAAGGCAGCAATTGATATGCGTTCAGGAGGAACATGCTGCTTTT GTAAGTCGCATTCATCAGGAAAACAACCAGAAGGAATTGCTTCTCAAAACCAACCACAATGAAGAGATGAAACGTGCCCAAATCCAAGCTGAAAATGAGTTGAGAGAG AGAACAACCGCACTTAGGAATGAACATGAAGCTCAGATGAAAGCTGTACAGTGTCAGTATGAAGACGAATGTAGAAAACTGCAAGAGGAATTGGATCGGCAGAAATCCAAA GAAGATAGACAGAGAGCTTTATTGCAATTACAATGGAGAGTAATGGCTGACAAGCCACAGGAGGATCAAGAGGTCACTTCAAGAAAG gaGTATTCAATCACTTCAATGAAGAAGAGGAATTCTAATGGTAATAGAAGAAGCCAGCATGACTTAAGAGCAGAAGATGATGAGCAG GATCCACCTCTCCCAGAAGCAACTCAAACACCGGTGTCAACATTGTTGAAAAAAGTAGAGAACACTAATACTGGTAGTGTGGCGAGTATTCCCAAGCATAGCAAGAAA GTAACTCACCGTGAATATGAAGTTGAAACGACAAATGGCAGAACAATtaccaaaaggagaaaaacaagGAGTACAGTCATGTTTGAG GATCCAAGAAAACATAAGAGGATGGTTTCACCAAGACTGAGCACCCCGAAGGATGTTAAG GGAATGAAGGGAGTTCATCCTCCACGAAATTCAAATATAGGTGATTTGTTCACAGAAGGATCGTTAAATCCCTATGTCGATGATCCTTATGCATTTGACTGA
- the LOC104447945 gene encoding sugar transport protein 5, with protein sequence MAVGGLAVDGGKIDGLGGRITLSVVIACVVAATSGLIFGYDLGISGGVTTMVPFLKKFFPSVLRKAAEAKTDLYCIYDSQVLTAFTSSLYLAGLPSSLLASRLAVAFGRRNMMLLGGCTFLAGAAINGGAANIAMLILGRILLGLGIGFTNQAAPLYLSEMAPPKWRGAFNTGFHFFLGTGVLCASCINFGTAKISWGWRLSLALAAAPAAIMTLGTLLISDTPASLVERGKLAQAKQALLKVRGHDTDIEPELSELIKSSEVAKVAKEEPFVMIFERQYRPHLVMSIAIPLFQQLTGINIMTFYAPVLFQSVGFGSDSALAATILLGVVNLGSILVSMFVVDRCGRRFLLIQGGVQMFLCQVGAACVLAVTTGTSGTERIGKGYAILLLVLMCIYVAGFGWSWGPLCWLIPSEIFPMKIRPTGQSLSIAVLLTLTFVLSQTFLAMLCDFKYGIFLFFACWNAVMTIFVVLFLPETKGIPLDSMHVVWERHWYWRRFVNRESY encoded by the exons atggcggtCGGAGGGTTGGCGGTCGACGGAGGCAAGATTGATGGCCTCGGTGGCAGGATAACGCTATCGGTGGTGATCGCCTGCGTCGTGGCTGCGACGAGCGGGCTCATCTTCGGGTACGACCTCGGAATTTCAG GGGGTGTCACTACAATGGTTCCATTCTTGAAGAAATTCTTCCCCTCGGTACTAAGGAAGGCAGCCGAGGCGAAGACGGATTTATACTGCATTTATGACAGCCAAGTCCTAACGGCATTCACATCCTCGCTCTATCTCGCTGGGTTGCCCTCGTCCCTCTTGGCAAGCCGCCTCGCCGTAGCATTCGGTCGGAGAAACATGATGCTTCTCGGCGGCTGCACCTTCCTTGCCGGGGCAGCCATCAATGGCGGAGCTGCCAACATAGCCATGCTCATCCTCGGGCGGATCTTGCTCGGATTGGGTATCGGCTTCACTAATCAG GCAGCTCCATTGTACCTCTCCGAGATGGCCCCACCAAAATGGCGCGGCGCCTTCAACACCGGCTTCCATTTCTTCCTAGGCACTGGGGTGCTCTGTGCCAGCTGCATAAACTTCGGCACTGCCAAGATTAGCTGGGGTTGGCGCCTCTCCCTTGCCTTGGCTGCGGCCCCGGCCGCCATCATGACCCTCGGCACCCTCCTCATCTCCGACACTCCTGCGAGCCTTGTGGAGCGCGGCAAGCTTGCTCAGGCGAAGCAAGCGCTCCTCAAGGTGCGTGGCCACGACACTGACATCGAGCCCGAGCTCTCAGAGCTCATCAAGTCCAGCGAGGTAGCCAAGGTCGCCAAGGAGGAGCCATTCGTAATGATCTTCGAGAGGCAATACAGGCCTCACCTCGTGATGTCGATAGCGATCCCGCTCTTTCAGCAACTTACAGGGATCAACATCATGACCTTCTACGCGCCTGTTTTGTTTCAGTCCGTGGGATTCGGGAGTGACTCCGCTCTGGCAGCGACTATACTACTTGGAGTGGTGAACTTGGGATCGATTCTGGTGTCCATGTTTGTGGTGGATCGTTGTGGGAGGAGGTTTTTGCTCATCCAGGGTGGAGTGCAGATGTTCCTCTGCCAG GTTGGTGCGGCATGTGTCTTGGCTGTGACGACCGGCACTTCTGGCACGGAGCGCATTGGCAAGGGTTACGCCATACTACTGCTGGTGCTGATGTGCATCTATGTGGCCGGGTTCGGTTGGTCGTGGGGTCCCCTATGCTGGCTCATCCCGAGCGAGATATTCCCCATGAAGATTCGTCCCACGGGGCAAAGCCTTAGCATCGCCGTGTTGCTCACACTTACGTTCGTGCTGTCGCAGACCTTCCTGGCCATGTTGTGCGACTTCAAGTACGGCATCTTCCTATTCTTTGCCTGTTGGAACGCCGTGATGACGATCTTCGTGGTGCTCTTCTTGCCGGAGACGAAGGGGATTCCTCTGGACTCAATGCATGTGGTGTGGGAGAGGCATTGGTACTGGCGTAGGTTTGTTAACAGGGAATCATACTAG